The genome window AGCCACTGTCGGCCAGGCCGACCACCCGCAAGTCCTCGATCAAGCGTGTCAGTCCTTCTACCTGGCCCAACAAGCTGTAGAACTGCGCGGTATCCGGTTCGAATACGCCTTCGGCCAAGCCCTGCAGGCGCCCCCGCAAGATGGTCAGTGGCGTGCGCAGCTCATGGGCAATTGCCGCATTCCAGAACGCCTGTTCCTGCGCCATACGCTGCAAGCGTTTAGCCATGCTGTTGAAATCGTTCACCAGGATGGCTGCTTCGCCAATCGACTGGTCACCGGCAACCGCTTGTACATCCAGGTCGCCGTCGGCGAGTTTGCGCAGGTTCTCGGCCACGGAATTCAGTGGCATCAGAATTCGTCGAGACAGCTTCAAGGCCACAATCGAGCCCACCGCCAGGCTCACACACGTGGTCAAACCCATCCACACCCATTCGATGTTGGCTGGCAGCCACTCATTCACTTCTTCGTCCGTGAGCGGCCAATACGTCCATAGCAACGCATAGAAAATATAAGAACCGATCACGGCCAGGGCGATCACGCACAACACCACGGCGGACATGGACAGGATGATCTGGCGGCTCAAGCCATTGAGCCCCTTCACGACACACACCCAAACCGGTAGCCCACCCCCCGGATACTGGTGGGTACGCCTTGTAAACCGAGGTCTTCGAGCTTGCGGCGCAGTTTGCTGATGTGGCTGTCGACGGTACGCTCCAGGCTGTCACTTTCCGGTGAACACTGGGCCAGCAGTTCGGCGCGGCTGAACACTCTTTTCGGCGCCTTGGCCAGTTGGGCCAGCAACCTGAACTCCGTCACCGTCAATGCCAGCGGCACTTTTCGGCCGGCGAGGGTCACCGTGACTTCATAGCTTTCAAGGTCAATTTCAAACGCGTCCACCCGCAGCACCGTGGGGCTGGCGCGGTAGTGGTAAGCGATGGCGCGTCGGAGTACGGCCTGGGTGCGCGCAACCACTTCGGCCGGGTTGAACGGTTTGACGATGTAGTCGTCGGCCCCGATGCGCAGGCCCATCAGCTTGTCCATGTCCTGATCCTGCGCCGTCAGCATGATCACCGGCGTATGGCCGCGATGACGCACTTCGGCAAGCACCTGCCAGCCATCCACGTGGGGCATCAGCACATCCAGCAACACCAGGTCCGGCTTGAGCGTCAGGTGGATTTCCAGGGCCTGGCGGCCGTCACGTGCGTGTGCGGTGCGAAAGCCACTGCGTTTGAGATAGGCCAGCAGGATGTCGGCGATTTCAGGTTCATCTTCGGCAATCAGCACGAGTGCCTGGGTTTCTCTGGCGCTGTCCGGACGGGGCATTGATGCAACGGGAATATCAGTCATGGTCTGCTCGGTGAATACGCGGCGAGCTTTTACGTCCGTGTGCTCGCGCGTATCTGCCTGGTCGTGGCTGCCGGTCCATGGCCGCGTTTCCAAGGAGTGATCATAGCTTCTGGGTGAGGGTGCCCAGCATCTGGTTGGCTGTGGAAATCACTTTTGAATTCATTTCGTAAGCGCGTTGCGTGGTGATCATATTGACCATCTCTTCGACGGTGCTCACGTTTGAGGTCTCCAGGGTGCTTTGCAGGGTGGTGCCAAAACCGTTGACCCCCGGCGTACCGACCTGAGGTGCACCACTGGACGCGGTTTCCAGAAACAGATTGTTGCCGATCGCCTGCAAGCCGGCAGGGTTGATGAAGTCGGCCGTTTGCAGGTTGCCGATCACTTGTGAGGCGGGGTTGCCGGCCACGGTGATGGACACCGTGCCATCCTGACCCACAGTAAAGGTCTTGGCGTTGTCCGGTACGACAATCGCCGGTTCCAGCGCGAAGCCGCTTGCCGTGACGACCTGGCCGTTGGCGTTCAGGTGAAACGTGCCGTCGCGCGAGTAGCCGGTGGTGCCATCCGGTTGCAGGACCTGGAAGAACCCCCGGCCGTTGAGTGCCAGGTCCAGGGGCTGCCCGGTGGTTTGCAGGCTGCCGCTGGTGAAGTTTTTCTGCGTGCCGACGATGTGC of Pseudomonas fluorescens contains these proteins:
- a CDS encoding ATP-binding protein, yielding MKGLNGLSRQIILSMSAVVLCVIALAVIGSYIFYALLWTYWPLTDEEVNEWLPANIEWVWMGLTTCVSLAVGSIVALKLSRRILMPLNSVAENLRKLADGDLDVQAVAGDQSIGEAAILVNDFNSMAKRLQRMAQEQAFWNAAIAHELRTPLTILRGRLQGLAEGVFEPDTAQFYSLLGQVEGLTRLIEDLRVVGLADSGYLELNLQEADLATGIEDDVRLFEPSLTAAGFVLQLDLQRRTMRCDPARIRQALLALLDNIRRHATPGNVIVHLSTRDGFNYLRVRDDGPGIDERFATHLFDAFQRGENSRSRAQGGSGLGLAVVRAIALAHGGAVTCRRMENGGTLFELSWHV
- a CDS encoding response regulator, with protein sequence MTDIPVASMPRPDSARETQALVLIAEDEPEIADILLAYLKRSGFRTAHARDGRQALEIHLTLKPDLVLLDVLMPHVDGWQVLAEVRHRGHTPVIMLTAQDQDMDKLMGLRIGADDYIVKPFNPAEVVARTQAVLRRAIAYHYRASPTVLRVDAFEIDLESYEVTVTLAGRKVPLALTVTEFRLLAQLAKAPKRVFSRAELLAQCSPESDSLERTVDSHISKLRRKLEDLGLQGVPTSIRGVGYRFGCVS
- the flgG gene encoding flagellar basal-body rod protein FlgG, producing the protein MIPALYVAKTGLSAQDTQLTTISNNLANVSTTGFKRDRAEFQDLLYQIKRQPGAKSTQDSELPSGLQLGTGVHIVGTQKNFTSGSLQTTGQPLDLALNGRGFFQVLQPDGTTGYSRDGTFHLNANGQVVTASGFALEPAIVVPDNAKTFTVGQDGTVSITVAGNPASQVIGNLQTADFINPAGLQAIGNNLFLETASSGAPQVGTPGVNGFGTTLQSTLETSNVSTVEEMVNMITTQRAYEMNSKVISTANQMLGTLTQKL